CGCGGTGCCGGAGGTTGCGCCAGACGCCGAGCGACGCCGCGCGAACGTGACGGGCGAGGTCCCCAACCCGCGAAACCCGCCCTCCGGCTGTCGGTTCCATCCGCGGTGTTCGAAGATCATCCCGCCTCAGGACTGGTCCGGTAGCCAACCTGCGTTCCGGCGAGCGTTCCAGTTCAAGCGGAAGGTATTGAGCGAACAACTCGGGCCGGAGGACGTAGAGACCAGTCCCGAGACCGCGAGCGGTCGCGCCGCCGAGGAGTTGATGGAACACGGCCTGTCGCTCGAACTTCCGGAGGAACACCGCCCCGCCTCCGAGACCGGGAGTCGGATAGATATCGAGACGTTGGACCTGCCTCAAGCGGCCGAGACGGCGATTCGGGAGGCCGCCGAGCGCGTCGTCCAGAGCGACTACGAGGGCGCGCGCGACGCTCTCGACGGCGAGTTCCAAACGATCTGTGAACACGACCACCCCGACCTCCGCGAGGCCGGACCGCAGATAACCGCGTGTCATCTCTACGAGAGTGCAGCGCAGACGCCGAAAGCGCCGGGCGCGGACGACTGACCGCGATGGCTGACCACAGGCGACCGAGCGCAGGCTGACCGCAGGCGACGAACTCCGGCAAGCGACATTCGCACGGACTCCGCGTTCGCGGACTCGCGGAGCGGGTTTCCGGTCGCTCCGGTCGATTCTTCACGGATTTCGAAAACGCTTATCTTTCCGCAGTGTGGTAGTTGTGGTAACTTATGGCAGACCGAACGTTACCGCGGCCCCGAAAACCGATTACGCTGGGGTCGTTTCTGCTCGTCGCGCTCGTCGCCGTGGCGTTGTTCGTTCCGACGTTCTCGGGGCATCTCGCCGTGATGAACACGGTCAGCATGGATGCGACTGCGACCGACGTGACGCTCTCGGAGGACCGCGAACAGCTCGTCGTCGAGATAGCGGTCCGCAATCCGACGCGGGCCGAGTTCACGGCATCTTACGGCCGACTCTACGGAAAAGCCGACGGGACGCAACTGACCGGCACCGGGAATCAGGTCGAAGAGACGACGATTCCCGCGGGCGAGACCCGGACCGTGGCCGCCCGGATTAGCGTCCCGGAAAAACACCGCGAGCGGGCCGCCGAAGCCGTCGAGGCGGGCAGCGTCGTCGTGACGGGACAACTTGAGGGGTCGATACGCGACCAGCGCACCGAAATCGAGATCACGGAGGAGACGGATGGCTGAACGGACGCTCTCGGGGACGCGGTTCGGATTCGGGGCGATTCGGGGACGACTCCGACTGCTCGTGCTCGGGTCGCTCATCGGCGTCGTCGCCGGAACTGGCGTGTTCATGTTTCTCAAAGACCATTTTCTGCCGTGGGGTGTCACCGAGATGTGGGCGCTCGCTCTCGTCGGCGTCGCGGGCGCGTACGCCCACTTCCTCGCGGACGACCTCACGGAGAGTATCAGTCTCTCGCTCGTCGCGGTGCTGGTCGGGCTTGCCGTTCAGGTCCTCGCGTGGATCGCGCCGCTCTGGGTCCACAGCTACGCGCCGTTCACCCGCGACCTCCTCCTGCCGAAGATGATCGGCGAGGCGCTCGCTAGCGGCCTGCCACCCTACGTGATCACGTTCTACGGAACGTACTTCGGCGCGCTGATTGTCGGCGGGTACTTCGAGACCTGACGCGCGCGACGATGCCCCGCTCGATTCGTATCCCGAAATTTATACGCCGTCCCGCGCTACGTCATCCCGTGCCGAAGAACACGCCACAGCGCGAGAAGACGGTCCGCGAGGAGGGCACGTACGCCAGCCACGGCGACGACCCGACGCTCGCCGGATACCTCTCGTCGCTGTTTCTGGTGGTCTCTGTGCCGGGATTCATCGCCGCGGCCTACGGCGGCCACTGGATCGGACTCTACGCTTACTCGGCCATCGTGCCGGTGTTCGCCGGACTCCTCATGGCGTCGCTCGCCGTGGCGTTCGCCCTGATGCACTGGTTGACCGGACAGTGAGGTCGGTCAGAAGACGTTCGTCCGGAGCGTCATGTAGAACACAACGACCATCGCGGCGACGAGGAGCGAGAACTCGGTTCGCGTCGGGGAGTTCGAACTGCCGAGGAAGAAGAAAGCCAGACTGGTGAGACCCAGTCCCGCCGCCAACGCGAACAGCAGCATCGTCCGGTTTCGCTCGTCGGTCAACCAGACGTACACCGATTCCTTCGGGTCGTCCATGCGCCGAGTCAGTACCAGATCTCCTTGTAATCGCACTCGACCGGTTCGGCCGTGACGTTCTGGACGAGCGCCATCGAGGTCAGCGCGACCTGCGTGTCGGCGGTGAACTCCGAGTCCTCGTCGCGCCACTCGCAGACGCCGACGCCGACTTCCACTTTCCAGTCGCCGACGGTTATCAGCCACTCGTCGGGGAGGTCCGCCACGTCGTCGTCAAGCTTGACTCGGAAGAGGTACTTGTAGGTCCTCTCGCAGCGGTCGCTGATGTCCTCGCCCGCCATGTACTCGGGGAACGTCGGCGTGCCGAACAGCTGGACCAGTCGGTACAGCGCGGTTCCCACGTCGCCGTCAACGGGTTCGCCGGGTTCCTCGCTCATCGGCGCGCGAACGTCGAGGTCTCCACGGTCGTTGATTAGGTCTTCAGCCAGCGTCTCGCCGTTCTCACGGCGGCGGCGAATTTCGTCCTGCGAAATCGGTTCGAGGACGAGGTTCTGCAACTGTTCGAGATCGGGTGCGTCGGGGTGTGTGCGAACGTCGGTTGGCATGGTTAGTAAGCGAAGTAGTTGAAGCCGCGCCACCCGAGATAGCCGACGGCCAGCGTACCGACGCCGACGCCGGTTACTGCGAGTGCCTCGAAGCTAGTGACCGCTCCCTGCTCGATGGGGTCGAGGTTGAAATAGAGGGTGATACCCGTCGTGATGAGGATGTATCCGATTACGACCCCGAGAAGCATGACTGCCAACGATGCAAAACCCGCCGGACCGCGTAGGGGTTTCGGGACTTGTTCGCGTATCGCCATGGTTTGTGGTATTATTCGCCAAGGTTAAAACTTCCGCACTTTCAGTCGCGTATCGAATCGGCCGCCAGTTGCCTCTCCTCTCCGGAGCGATGGAGTTCGATAGAGACGGCGGAAAATCCCGAGAAAAACGCTCCGAACGGTCGCTATTCGCTGGTGTCGCGGTCGGCACGGGCGTCGCGGGTATCGCCGTCGTCGGTCTCGACGTGTTCGAGACCGTCGCCGCCGAGCGGCGACATCTCGGGGTCGAAGTCGCCGGACTGGTCGGGGTCGGGCGACGGCTCTTCGGACTCGCCGGACCGGTTGGGGTCGCCCGAGGGTACGTCCACGTAGTCTTCGACCGGCGTCCGAAATCGGTAGCCGAGTGCGATGAAGAGTCCGCCAAGAACGACTCGGACGACGACGTACGGCGAGGTCAGGGGTGCCTGCCCGGTCACGACGCCGCCGTGAAGCGCCTCGCCCACGAGGAGCGCGCCGACCACGAGCAGGGTCGTGCTCACCATCGCCAAGAACCGTACTGAAAGCACGACTAAAGGTAGCAAGGCACGTAAGTTACGCCTTCCGATTTTTCGACGAGAACGGCGACGTTTTCGATGTAATCGCGTAAGACGAGTGCCGTCGAGAAACGTCGCGTTACTCGACGGTCGAGTCGCCGAAAAGGTAATCGATGCTACTAGATAAGTCGAATCGTAATTCGGCGGCTGACGGTGTCAGCCGACCGTGCCAGACGTATCAACTACGTATCCTGTCGGCCACAATTTTGATTAACCTCCCATTGAGCATGTATGCTAAACTATGGCGACGTATCTTCTCTCTGTTACGAGGTTTTTTGCGTCATTAGGCGAGGGGAGTAGCCAATGAGCGACGAGCGGGACGGCGACGAGAAATCGCCGGGAAACGAACGGTCGGACGGGCAACGACCGGACCGCGACGGGAGCGAGGGAGACGCGCACGACGACTCGGGGTCCGAGAGCGCGCCAGCGGACGAGGACGCCGAGGAAAGCGTCTCCGACGCCACCGACCGCGGAGCGTCCGGCTATGTGGACTCGCCCGAAGCGGAGGCGGACGCCGACGACACGGACTCCGGAGACGATTCGGACGCTGAAAGCGATTCGACGGACGACGGGGACCTCGACGGCGCGGACGACTCGGCGACCGGCGACGAATCCGAAATCGCGGACGACGATTCCGGGACCGGCGAGAGTTCCGAAGTCGATTCCGAGACCGGCGAGACCGACGCTGACGGCGGAGACGCCGACGAATCCAGGGGCAACGAGTCCGAAGACGACGAGGCCGGAGGCAGCGAGTCCGAAGACGACGACTCAGGCGAAGGAGAGACCAACCCTGAAGGCGATTCCGAGGAGACTGACGGACCGCGCTCGCTCGATATCAGCGACGAAAAACTTGCCAGCGCGGGGGTCACGGTCGACGAGTACGACTGGGAGGAGTTCAAATCGGAGTTCTTCTACGAGGACGGCGGTCCGCCGACCAACTGGCGGGGCAAGCCCCAGCCCTTCGAGGCCGAGCAGTTCCTCGGCCACGACCCCGGCGAAACCGGCGAGCGCGTCCGAGACGGGACCGAGACCGCCGCGGGACTCAGCGCCTACTTCGAGGCGTTCCTCGACCCGGAGGAGACGCCGGTCGCGCTCGGCGAGTACCTCTGGGAGCATTTCCGCTACGAGTATTACTACGACGAAGCCGAGGAGGGGATGGCGCTCCCGCGCGACGAGTCGGGCGAAGTCGTCCCCTTCGACCGGAGCGAGTGGCTCGGTCACGACGACTTCTCGGCCAGCGTCTTCGAGGTCGGAACGGCAGTTACCGACGTGAGTGCGTCGTTCGAGGCGTGGCTCGACCCCGCGACCACGCCGGTCACGAAGGGGAGGTACTACTGGGAACACTTCAAGTACGAATACTACTACACCGACACCGACGTTACCGCGCCCGAGCGACCCCGCGACGACGAGGGAGAAATCGACCGCTTCGAGAAGGAAGAGTGGCTCGGGTTCCCCGAGGAAGACCTCGAACAGCGACTCGCGCAGGGCGCGGCCAACGCCGAACACATGCTGGAGGTTGAGGACGAGCGCACCCTCGACGTGCCCGAGGAGTTGGACGAGGACGCCTTCTTCTCGACGGTGGAGGGCCACACCACGGTGGTCAATCGCTACGACCTCGAAAAGGAGGTCTCGCTCCCGAAAAAACAGCACTTCCGGGAGACCGACCGCTACTGGGTCAACAAGCCCTACTCGTTCGTCGTCATCTTCCACTCCGCCAAGGAGAACGAGACGAAATACTACCTCGTCGAACCGTACTGCACCCCCATCGAGGACGACCTCACGGAGTTCCTGACGAAGAAGCTCCGGTCGTCCATCAAATACTCCAGCGACGACGTGGTCGTAGACGCCGAGGAGGAAGAGCGCGGCGACGTAATCCAACGCGAGACCCTGCAACTGCTCGCGCGCTACGACCTCTACGCCGAGAACGACGGCGAGCGCGCCGAGCAGTTGCAGGAACTGCTCGACCGCTACGACGAAACCAGAGACGCGGTGAGCGCCTACCTCGAACGCCTCCGCGAGGAGACCGACGCCGCGGTCCAACCGCTCCGGGAGTACATCAAGGAGCGCCGCGAGCGAAAGGCCGACGCGAGCGCCGAGCGCGACGCGGAAGACCGCGAACGCGACGGCGAGGATTCCGAGAAGGCCGCCGCCGAGGCGGCGGCCGACGGCGAAGCGTCGGAAGTCGAGGCAGAGAGAGAACCCGAACCGTCACCGGACGGCGAGAGCGACCCCTCGACGGACGCCGAGACCGACGACGAGGATGTCGCGGCGGACGGCGGGACGGTCGGCGACGACTCGGACGCGAACGCCGATAGCGACCCCGAAACCGCTGAGACTCCCGACGAACCGGAATCGTCCGACGAACCGGAATCGTCGGAGTCACCCGACAAACAGGAATCTCCCGAATCGTCCGATACCCCCTCCGACGAGACCGCAGGTAACGCCGAAACCGCAGGCGGGGATGTCGAAACTGTGGACGAAGACCTGCCCGCGACGAAGAAAGCCGACGCCGAGGCCGAGAGCGATCTGCCCGCGAGCGCGGACGAGGACGCCGAACCCACAGTCCGACTCGACGAGTATATCGACCTCGACTTCGAGGCGGAAGGGACGCTGCGCGAGCAGGTCCGGGCCGCGGTCGAAGCCAAAATCGAGGAACTGGAACCCGACGAGTCGGGCGGTCTCGACGGCATCATGGTCCGGCCCGAACCGGTCCTCATCGAGGAGGACAACGACGACCTCTCGGAGTACCAGACCGAGAAACTACTCTACTACCTCCGGCGGGACTTCGTGGGCTACGAGCGAATCGACGGCATCAAACACGACATCAACGTCGAGGACATCTCCTGTGACGGCTACAACTCGCCGGTGTTCGTCTATCACACCGACT
This genomic stretch from Halorussus pelagicus harbors:
- a CDS encoding type II/IV secretion system ATPase subunit, encoding MSDERDGDEKSPGNERSDGQRPDRDGSEGDAHDDSGSESAPADEDAEESVSDATDRGASGYVDSPEAEADADDTDSGDDSDAESDSTDDGDLDGADDSATGDESEIADDDSGTGESSEVDSETGETDADGGDADESRGNESEDDEAGGSESEDDDSGEGETNPEGDSEETDGPRSLDISDEKLASAGVTVDEYDWEEFKSEFFYEDGGPPTNWRGKPQPFEAEQFLGHDPGETGERVRDGTETAAGLSAYFEAFLDPEETPVALGEYLWEHFRYEYYYDEAEEGMALPRDESGEVVPFDRSEWLGHDDFSASVFEVGTAVTDVSASFEAWLDPATTPVTKGRYYWEHFKYEYYYTDTDVTAPERPRDDEGEIDRFEKEEWLGFPEEDLEQRLAQGAANAEHMLEVEDERTLDVPEELDEDAFFSTVEGHTTVVNRYDLEKEVSLPKKQHFRETDRYWVNKPYSFVVIFHSAKENETKYYLVEPYCTPIEDDLTEFLTKKLRSSIKYSSDDVVVDAEEEERGDVIQRETLQLLARYDLYAENDGERAEQLQELLDRYDETRDAVSAYLERLREETDAAVQPLREYIKERRERKADASAERDAEDRERDGEDSEKAAAEAAADGEASEVEAEREPEPSPDGESDPSTDAETDDEDVAADGGTVGDDSDANADSDPETAETPDEPESSDEPESSESPDKQESPESSDTPSDETAGNAETAGGDVETVDEDLPATKKADAEAESDLPASADEDAEPTVRLDEYIDLDFEAEGTLREQVRAAVEAKIEELEPDESGGLDGIMVRPEPVLIEEDNDDLSEYQTEKLLYYLRRDFVGYERIDGIKHDINVEDISCDGYNSPVFVYHTDYEQVITNVYHGESELDDFVVKMAQRSGKGISKREPQVDATLPDGSRAQLTLGREVSDHGTNYTIRQFKDVPFTPVDLVNWNTFSLEEMAFMWLAIENHKSLIFAGGTASGKTTSLNAVSLFIPSNTKIVSIEDTREVELPQRNWIASVTRPSFSDDDKGDVDEFDLLEAALRQRPDYIVMGEIRGEEGRTLFQVMSTGHTTYTTFHADTVGEVLKRFTTEPINVSKTLFTALDLVSIQTQTRVQGSKVRRNKSLTEINEYSAENDEINVQDIFQWRAEDDEFMRLSGSNTMEDIMFDRGWDHERLEDEILKRRVILAYLIRNSLNEYTQVAATVQAFINDPETILTLVANEKLEDSLEDLREMESVQIDVDPKKEEMVPRPDPSEETYELAKGILAEAEDRLLDDYRGADANVDGLAVALAKSAEPTDAPDEIEAEPGAGDRPTRSDSEGDDSETSETSDSPDADRGDDERVRDTESVGPEDSVRNINEAGELGSFPDEYDEEEYDEGEEGAVGDDRADANSGESTAADAPEGDESFGDFEAAFDGDENRSSDDEEDA